Proteins encoded together in one Thermococcus barophilus MP window:
- a CDS encoding alkaline phosphatase family protein, with the protein MNEMLENVKKVFVIGLDSAPPELLFNRFLDELPNIKWLVERSIYGPMKSTIPAITIPAWMVMATGKTPGELGLYGFRHRKKGTYNDIWIAHSLMVKEKAVWHYITEKGKKSVLVGIPPSYPPKPVNGWLISCFITPDASVDYTYPKELKGEIERLVGEYIFDVVFRKENRDEVKEQLWEMTEKRFEVIRYLIQEKDWDYFEFVEIGLDRVHHAFWKYFDENHHLYPGNDNPYKNVIPDYYKLLDKEIGKTLKLLDLDETAVIIVSDHGIKAMKGAFAINQWLIEEGLLKIKNPEILKEGRQVRFNELKVDWSKTIAWAWGGYYSRVFLNVKGREPMGIIEPERYYQVRDEVAELIKSIRGPNGEKWNTKVFYPEEIYPVAKGDKPDMMVYLDDLNWRAAGTLGYESPYLLENDLGPDDAVHAEYGVFSLYLPGMSEAKRTQLTIYDFAPTVLKLFGMKKPLIGRSVV; encoded by the coding sequence ATGAATGAGATGTTAGAGAATGTTAAAAAAGTCTTTGTGATTGGTCTTGACTCTGCTCCACCCGAGCTTTTATTTAACAGATTTTTGGATGAGTTGCCTAACATAAAGTGGCTTGTAGAGAGGTCAATTTACGGTCCAATGAAGAGCACAATTCCCGCCATAACAATTCCAGCCTGGATGGTGATGGCAACGGGGAAAACCCCTGGTGAGCTTGGCTTGTACGGTTTTAGGCACAGGAAAAAGGGAACTTACAATGACATCTGGATTGCCCACAGCTTGATGGTCAAGGAGAAAGCAGTTTGGCACTACATAACCGAAAAGGGCAAAAAATCGGTTTTGGTTGGAATTCCACCGAGTTATCCTCCAAAGCCAGTTAATGGCTGGCTTATCTCCTGCTTCATCACACCAGATGCTTCCGTTGATTATACGTATCCAAAAGAGCTTAAGGGAGAAATTGAACGCTTAGTTGGTGAATATATCTTTGATGTGGTCTTTAGGAAAGAGAACAGGGATGAGGTTAAAGAGCAACTCTGGGAGATGACAGAAAAGCGGTTTGAAGTGATTAGATACCTCATTCAAGAGAAGGATTGGGACTACTTTGAGTTCGTTGAGATTGGTCTTGACAGAGTTCACCATGCATTCTGGAAGTACTTCGATGAGAACCATCACCTCTATCCTGGCAATGACAATCCATACAAGAACGTCATCCCCGATTATTATAAGCTCCTTGACAAAGAAATTGGAAAGACTTTGAAGCTTCTGGACTTGGATGAGACGGCTGTAATCATTGTTTCAGACCACGGAATAAAGGCAATGAAAGGTGCATTTGCAATCAACCAGTGGCTAATTGAGGAAGGTCTCTTGAAGATTAAGAATCCAGAGATTTTGAAGGAAGGAAGGCAGGTCAGATTCAACGAGCTCAAAGTTGACTGGAGCAAAACTATTGCATGGGCATGGGGCGGCTATTACTCCAGAGTTTTCCTCAACGTGAAGGGAAGGGAACCAATGGGAATAATTGAGCCCGAAAGGTATTACCAGGTTAGAGATGAGGTTGCCGAGCTGATAAAGAGCATAAGAGGACCAAACGGAGAAAAGTGGAACACTAAGGTGTTCTATCCTGAGGAGATTTATCCAGTTGCCAAAGGTGACAAGCCGGACATGATGGTTTATTTGGATGATTTGAACTGGAGAGCTGCAGGAACCCTCGGCTATGAAAGTCCCTATCTGTTAGAGAACGATTTAGGGCCGGATGATGCAGTTCATGCTGAGTATGGAGTTTTCTCCCTCTACCTGCCCGGCATGAGCGAAGCAAAGAGAACACAGCTAACAATCTACGACTTTGCTCCAACAGTACTCAAACTCTTTGGAATGAAAAAGCCTCTCATAGGGAGGAGTGTTGTGTGA
- a CDS encoding DUF2283 domain-containing protein, which yields MKISYDPKYDVMYIKFSDAKIVDTVEVDEGIIIDYGEHGEIVGIEIINASVKIKPKPLSEITIKIEEQAAP from the coding sequence ATGAAAATTTCATATGATCCAAAGTATGATGTTATGTACATCAAGTTTTCAGATGCAAAAATAGTGGATACCGTTGAAGTCGATGAGGGGATTATCATAGACTACGGGGAGCATGGAGAAATCGTAGGTATAGAGATAATTAACGCATCAGTGAAGATCAAGCCGAAACCTCTGAGCGAGATAACCATAAAAATAGAAGAACAAGCTGCTCCTTAG
- a CDS encoding nucleotidyltransferase domain-containing protein, whose product MLGTSIKKFNEIKRIAKEIANIYPHIFDVVLYGSTVRGKENPRDLDIIILYRDIKKQDREYYKIPFEFRKKLIELGYSREELDVKGIAIWELFDPNFFASLGILAEGYSLLHEKFLHELLNGEAYAMFLYKLPKDWTHNELNKFLHALKGRDGKSGVLGELGGLYLSRGVVLMPIWNTERFKRFLERWNVKYEYSLIIKTTTMV is encoded by the coding sequence ATGCTTGGCACCTCTATCAAAAAATTCAACGAAATTAAGAGAATTGCAAAAGAAATTGCAAACATTTACCCTCACATATTTGATGTGGTTCTTTATGGCTCTACAGTTAGAGGAAAAGAGAATCCTAGAGATTTAGACATCATTATCCTGTACAGGGATATCAAGAAACAGGATAGAGAATACTATAAAATCCCATTTGAATTCAGAAAAAAGCTTATTGAGCTTGGATACTCCAGAGAGGAGCTTGATGTAAAGGGTATTGCCATATGGGAACTTTTTGACCCCAACTTTTTTGCATCGTTGGGCATTTTAGCTGAGGGGTACTCCCTACTTCATGAAAAATTCCTTCATGAGTTACTTAATGGGGAAGCTTATGCAATGTTTCTTTATAAGTTGCCAAAAGATTGGACGCACAATGAGCTGAATAAGTTCCTGCATGCTTTAAAGGGAAGAGATGGGAAGTCAGGAGTTCTTGGGGAGTTGGGGGGCTTATATTTGTCGAGGGGAGTAGTTTTAATGCCTATTTGGAATACTGAAAGGTTTAAAAGGTTCTTAGAGCGCTGGAACGTCAAGTATGAGTACTCCCTAATAATAAAGACTACAACAATGGTATAA
- a CDS encoding sulfite exporter TauE/SafE family protein, protein MFSFIFLGFLVGFLVGLTGIGGGALMTPSLIFLGIEPLMAVGTDLLYATVTRIFGVFFHHRKGSIRFDLALRLFAGSLPAILLGSVLLRVIDKSTLNNYLTLLLGVILVVSSFFSLVKGEFHVPIRPRREYLYLLGFIVGLTVQFTSVGAGVIVSFALMNLAKLSPREVVGVTIFYGLPLSFLSALNYAFLGSTNYHLALLLIAGTLPGVYLGTHVNRKVDRDKLKRVINVIILVIGLLTLFQRVI, encoded by the coding sequence ATGTTCTCCTTTATTTTTCTCGGCTTTCTCGTTGGCTTTTTAGTTGGGCTGACTGGCATTGGTGGGGGAGCTTTGATGACCCCCTCGCTTATTTTCTTGGGAATTGAACCTTTAATGGCTGTTGGCACCGATTTACTGTATGCAACTGTTACGAGGATTTTTGGTGTGTTCTTCCATCATAGGAAGGGGAGTATTAGGTTTGATCTGGCTTTGAGGCTCTTTGCTGGTAGCTTGCCTGCAATTCTGCTTGGCTCTGTTCTGCTTAGGGTCATTGACAAGAGCACGCTTAATAATTACCTGACTTTGTTGCTTGGCGTGATTCTTGTCGTCAGCTCATTCTTCAGCTTAGTTAAGGGAGAATTCCACGTTCCAATAAGACCGAGGAGGGAATATCTGTATCTTTTGGGATTCATTGTTGGTTTAACCGTTCAGTTCACTTCGGTTGGCGCTGGAGTCATAGTGAGCTTTGCATTGATGAATTTAGCCAAGCTGAGTCCGAGGGAAGTTGTTGGTGTCACGATATTTTATGGTTTGCCCCTGTCGTTTCTCAGTGCTTTGAACTATGCTTTTTTGGGCAGTACGAATTATCATTTGGCTTTGCTCCTGATTGCTGGAACCTTACCGGGTGTGTATCTTGGAACCCATGTGAACAGAAAGGTGGATAGAGATAAGCTGAAGAGGGTTATTAACGTGATAATTTTGGTTATTGGCCTCTTGACACTCTTTCAGAGGGTGATTTGA
- a CDS encoding UPF0175 family protein yields MSEVFVSVPQDLARILRVSEKDLPKVVRLYLAIELYREGKISLGKAAEIARVTKWEMMEILASKGIPLQYDEEDLKEDVETLERLL; encoded by the coding sequence ATGAGTGAGGTTTTTGTCTCTGTTCCTCAAGATTTGGCGAGGATTTTAAGGGTTAGTGAAAAAGATCTTCCAAAAGTCGTGAGGCTTTATCTGGCAATTGAGCTCTATCGTGAGGGAAAAATCAGCTTAGGTAAGGCGGCGGAGATTGCCAGAGTGACGAAGTGGGAGATGATGGAGATTCTAGCGTCAAAAGGCATACCCCTCCAGTATGATGAAGAAGACTTAAAAGAAGATGTCGAGACTCTGGAGAGGTTGCTATGA
- a CDS encoding DUF3368 domain-containing protein, giving the protein MIVVSDSGPLIALAKIGKLNVLMELFGQITIPRAVWIEVVERGKGKPGSDEVKNANWIKVIEVEDKLSVEILRKEIEIGEAEAIVLAKELNANLIILDEKIPRIIAKSLGLTVVGSLAILFIAKKRGIIGEDLDLLINELRTKGVRFSDKVIEELRRMCGSA; this is encoded by the coding sequence ATGATAGTAGTTTCAGATTCCGGGCCGTTAATAGCATTAGCTAAGATTGGGAAATTAAATGTTTTAATGGAACTCTTTGGACAGATAACAATCCCAAGAGCCGTTTGGATTGAAGTTGTCGAGAGAGGAAAAGGAAAGCCTGGTTCTGATGAGGTTAAAAACGCAAATTGGATTAAGGTTATTGAAGTAGAGGACAAATTAAGTGTTGAAATTTTAAGGAAAGAGATTGAGATTGGAGAAGCTGAGGCTATAGTTTTGGCTAAAGAGCTCAACGCTAACTTAATTATTTTGGATGAGAAAATTCCAAGGATTATCGCCAAGTCTCTTGGCTTAACCGTTGTTGGAAGTTTGGCCATCCTCTTTATTGCAAAGAAGAGGGGCATTATTGGAGAGGACTTAGATTTACTAATAAATGAACTGCGAACTAAAGGCGTTCGCTTTAGTGATAAAGTTATTGAAGAGCTGAGAAGAATGTGCGGTTCTGCTTGA
- a CDS encoding UPF0175 family protein: MGKAAELLGITREELIEEFHKRGIPIRKLSKEDVIADVEALNYL, encoded by the coding sequence TTGGGTAAAGCGGCAGAACTTTTAGGAATAACCCGAGAGGAGCTAATCGAAGAGTTTCATAAAAGAGGCATTCCTATTAGAAAATTGAGCAAGGAAGATGTCATAGCAGATGTGGAGGCACTGAATTATTTGTAA
- a CDS encoding ATP-binding protein, producing MLRDEEILEALVPYNFWGKPQETGIEREEYLEKIETFCRAGNFIIAIIGPRRAGKTFLARQFLKRKISQGLNPKQTLYVNLEDPKFHAYLSLELLDEIYKIYKVYINDEDFSLIVLDEVQNLPNWERWVRSIAEKENAKVIVTGSTSSLLKTEVSGVLTGRSLTLEVFPLTFREFLSFRGLNLRSFAEIVANKIKIERLLAEYMEFGGFPQVVMVEDEYLKREILKELFEGIVIRDVAFRYGFKELNTVKLIAELAVNRFASLVSGSSLRNEVAGIVKRKVSPNFVIEVLNALEESYLIFRIPPLSYKVSDIKRHPRKLYVVDTGIINAVALRFSKNIGRLAGNIVALHLIKKFGKENVFYYKGNREVDFLIKEGLEVTKAIQVSWDLSESKKREVKGLVEAMEEFSLKEGTIVTSAYEGLEEIKEKRIRYIPLWKFLLLGRH from the coding sequence ATGCTGAGGGATGAAGAGATATTGGAGGCATTAGTCCCTTATAATTTTTGGGGGAAACCTCAGGAAACTGGTATTGAAAGAGAAGAATATCTGGAAAAGATTGAAACTTTTTGTAGGGCTGGGAATTTTATAATAGCAATTATAGGTCCAAGGAGAGCTGGAAAGACATTTTTGGCGAGACAGTTTTTAAAAAGGAAAATATCACAAGGGTTGAATCCCAAACAAACCCTGTATGTGAACCTCGAAGATCCCAAGTTCCATGCATACCTCAGCTTGGAGCTCCTTGATGAAATTTATAAGATTTACAAAGTCTATATCAATGATGAAGATTTTTCCCTCATAGTTTTAGATGAGGTGCAAAACCTTCCAAACTGGGAACGATGGGTCAGGAGCATAGCTGAAAAGGAGAATGCTAAAGTAATTGTAACTGGCTCAACGTCTTCTTTGCTTAAAACTGAAGTTTCTGGAGTCTTGACAGGGAGGAGCTTAACTTTGGAAGTTTTCCCTTTAACCTTTAGAGAGTTTTTGAGTTTTAGGGGGTTAAATTTGAGAAGCTTTGCAGAAATCGTTGCAAATAAAATAAAAATTGAGCGTCTTTTGGCTGAGTATATGGAATTTGGGGGTTTCCCGCAAGTTGTGATGGTCGAGGATGAATATTTGAAAAGGGAAATTTTGAAAGAACTTTTTGAGGGAATAGTCATCAGGGATGTCGCTTTTCGTTATGGATTTAAAGAGTTGAATACTGTGAAGCTGATTGCGGAATTGGCAGTGAACAGGTTCGCTTCGCTTGTAAGTGGGAGTTCTCTTAGGAATGAAGTTGCTGGGATTGTAAAGAGGAAAGTTTCTCCAAATTTTGTGATAGAAGTCTTAAATGCATTAGAGGAGAGCTATTTGATCTTTAGAATCCCACCGCTTTCATATAAGGTTAGTGATATTAAACGGCACCCGAGGAAACTTTATGTGGTTGACACTGGTATAATAAATGCTGTAGCACTCAGGTTTTCTAAGAATATCGGACGGTTGGCTGGGAATATTGTGGCACTGCATTTAATAAAAAAATTTGGAAAAGAGAATGTGTTTTATTATAAAGGAAATAGAGAAGTTGATTTTTTAATTAAGGAGGGCTTAGAAGTAACAAAGGCAATTCAGGTGAGCTGGGATTTAAGTGAGAGTAAGAAGAGGGAAGTTAAGGGTTTGGTCGAAGCAATGGAAGAGTTTTCGCTGAAGGAGGGGACGATAGTAACATCAGCCTATGAGGGGTTAGAGGAAATTAAGGAAAAACGCATAAGATACATCCCATTGTGGAAGTTTTTGCTGCTGGGAAGACATTAA
- a CDS encoding ATP-binding protein, which yields MREYEEILRKKGVITKYERISSWDEFFEVLFERFNGAVVFDEFQDFQRVEPSIFSTLQKFIDIYENRKNLMLIFTGSTVGMIEKLFRDSKEPLYGRIKRELHVKELGIKASYEMSRELGIDDIDDFMKLYAVFGGFPRYYVAIEDERLEGKSAEEIIRALFFSPSAPLEEEVPRILSLEFGRRSGVYYDMIAGYMNREETSLTRQIKELVDYFKLLSYDKAILGKERVLYIRHPLLNFWFRFIHPRLSEYEAMREDLGKEVISMLPDYTGKRFDFICRELLWILNAREELPFKFTEIGRHWGYYRENGQRKVYEIDVVALSQDKKKALFGECKWRNKPINGEKLLEELKRKSS from the coding sequence TTGAGAGAGTACGAAGAAATTCTGAGGAAAAAAGGAGTTATAACAAAGTATGAGCGTATATCAAGCTGGGACGAGTTTTTTGAAGTGCTTTTCGAGAGATTTAACGGCGCTGTCGTCTTCGATGAATTTCAGGACTTTCAGAGGGTTGAACCATCAATCTTCTCAACCCTTCAAAAGTTCATAGATATCTATGAGAACAGGAAAAATCTCATGCTGATCTTCACCGGCTCAACAGTTGGAATGATTGAAAAGCTCTTCAGGGATTCAAAGGAGCCGCTCTACGGAAGGATAAAGCGTGAACTTCACGTGAAGGAGCTTGGAATTAAAGCCAGCTACGAAATGTCAAGGGAACTTGGAATAGATGACATAGATGACTTTATGAAGCTTTATGCAGTTTTTGGCGGCTTTCCCAGGTACTACGTGGCCATTGAAGATGAGAGGCTCGAAGGAAAGAGCGCAGAGGAAATAATTAGAGCTCTTTTCTTCTCTCCCTCGGCACCATTAGAAGAGGAAGTGCCAAGGATACTCTCCCTTGAGTTTGGAAGGCGTTCTGGGGTGTATTACGATATGATAGCTGGTTACATGAATCGAGAAGAGACATCACTAACGAGACAGATAAAGGAACTGGTTGATTACTTCAAGCTGCTCTCCTATGACAAGGCAATTCTCGGAAAGGAAAGGGTGCTTTACATAAGACATCCACTGCTCAACTTCTGGTTCCGGTTCATCCATCCGAGGCTGAGTGAGTATGAAGCAATGCGTGAGGATCTTGGGAAAGAGGTAATCTCCATGCTGCCCGACTACACTGGAAAGAGGTTCGATTTCATCTGCAGAGAACTGCTCTGGATTCTAAATGCTAGGGAAGAGCTGCCCTTCAAATTCACTGAGATAGGGCGGCACTGGGGCTACTACAGAGAAAATGGGCAGCGAAAAGTCTATGAAATAGATGTAGTTGCCCTCAGCCAAGACAAGAAAAAAGCCTTATTTGGCGAGTGCAAGTGGAGAAACAAGCCCATAAACGGTGAAAAACTTCTCGAAGAGCTAAAGAGAAAGTCGAGCTGA
- the vapB gene encoding type II toxin-antitoxin system VapB family antitoxin yields MGNVISIRVPPEIKHEMDKLKGEVNWSEEIREFIKKRIKEYKKRKALQEVIAYIQTLPEAPKGTAQKLVREDRDSH; encoded by the coding sequence ATGGGAAATGTTATTAGTATTCGTGTTCCGCCAGAAATTAAGCACGAAATGGATAAGTTAAAGGGTGAAGTTAACTGGAGTGAGGAAATTAGGGAATTCATAAAAAAGAGGATTAAAGAATACAAAAAGAGAAAAGCCCTCCAGGAGGTTATAGCTTACATCCAAACCTTGCCCGAGGCACCAAAGGGAACAGCACAAAAGTTAGTGAGGGAGGATCGTGATAGTCATTGA
- a CDS encoding type II toxin-antitoxin system VapC family toxin translates to MIVIDSSAFSKFLLKEEGWEKVIPYLDPGLEPHAVDMLIIETTNVIWKYMKKYRLITREQAIGLYKQIRKLIGEEVIILEPSEKYLQEALKIAIEYDISIYDSLFLAQAKNLKAELITSDKRQRDVAREIGMEVVYIK, encoded by the coding sequence GTGATAGTCATTGATTCCTCAGCTTTTTCAAAGTTTTTATTAAAGGAAGAAGGCTGGGAAAAGGTGATCCCTTACTTAGACCCCGGCTTAGAACCACATGCCGTAGATATGCTGATTATCGAGACAACAAATGTGATATGGAAATACATGAAAAAGTACAGGCTAATAACGAGAGAACAAGCTATAGGACTTTACAAGCAGATAAGGAAGCTCATAGGGGAGGAGGTAATAATATTAGAGCCAAGTGAAAAATATTTGCAAGAAGCTTTGAAAATTGCTATAGAATATGACATTTCCATTTATGATAGCTTGTTTTTAGCACAAGCTAAAAATTTAAAAGCTGAACTGATTACGAGCGATAAAAGACAAAGGGATGTGGCGAGAGAAATTGGAATGGAGGTAGTGTACATAAAATAA
- a CDS encoding STT3 domain-containing protein encodes MKKLDKVFEPKVALPLVTLIAAVFRLIPLRYKYLFGYDPYFHLAYIEESLKAGYWLNFLTIAGGPWGVQVKNFHPLGLWMVPADVYKILKIFGVSLYDAFRITPVIFGVLTIIFFYLAMLNFYGKREAFFSALFLSVMFGHVFRSMANYYRGDNYMLFWYSVALFGVSLALKKTRRAWRYKRFAFYLIPAFASGLAAIFWQAYYPIFIFLLGNAVLLAFGAFILEKDKYLVDSAVLTLSTAFGAFLANYLGEYFGYGMLGGNRWLAKKTAEKLGIELGAIKDVYLAVHLKYLVPLALAGIFALFLLSRIVNEKKQRALIVLILSILGVFVLFMRFDALKELSSGFGIFREAPILETQPSTFSDLWAAYNILVFLCPLFVLRFVPKKVKLSDFVLLGVIAPSLYMLYTWTRFLFIGSFAVAAMAGVGLICLHDFLKPKLESKKALALSVSLLVVVPIISAGLGFERVYAERPIINDRWVQALTWLKDNSNENDVVLAWWDYGHWVTYYARRSPIVQGGPSRWVALYYLGKVNNNQLMARGVDYVIVSYDTALKFGAILDTANISREGYFLMILPLVSKVGALIFQQGQYTITARPGKEWSILINTGTAVFSPKEAFVEYKNSITRLNITAKNTADAYVYLNLNYGYAVLMSEKTFNTTLARLMFTDEYSKDYQLVYSDGGYIKIFKFKHPNVAVEQTEKEIIFKFENATGTGLGVFGYLENGTLVFKRWYPVKGKNEFILPKDQVNGTVIRYAYAEGKKIVDRGVFRKR; translated from the coding sequence ATGAAAAAGCTCGATAAGGTATTTGAGCCAAAAGTTGCACTGCCGTTGGTAACTTTGATTGCTGCAGTATTTAGATTGATCCCATTAAGGTATAAGTATCTGTTTGGATATGATCCCTACTTTCATTTGGCTTACATTGAGGAGAGCTTGAAAGCTGGGTATTGGTTAAATTTTTTGACAATTGCAGGCGGGCCTTGGGGGGTTCAGGTTAAAAACTTTCATCCGTTGGGACTATGGATGGTTCCTGCTGATGTTTATAAAATTTTGAAGATTTTTGGAGTTTCTCTTTACGATGCGTTCAGAATAACCCCAGTAATTTTTGGAGTTCTGACAATCATTTTCTTCTACCTGGCTATGCTCAACTTCTATGGAAAAAGAGAGGCTTTCTTTTCGGCACTTTTTCTTTCCGTAATGTTTGGACACGTTTTCAGGTCAATGGCAAACTACTACAGGGGAGACAACTACATGCTCTTCTGGTATTCAGTTGCTCTATTTGGAGTTTCTTTAGCTCTGAAAAAAACTCGGAGAGCTTGGAGGTACAAGAGATTTGCTTTTTATTTGATTCCAGCGTTTGCAAGTGGCTTGGCTGCAATATTCTGGCAGGCGTATTATCCGATTTTTATATTCCTGCTTGGAAATGCTGTCCTTTTAGCTTTTGGTGCTTTTATTTTGGAAAAGGACAAATATTTGGTTGATTCTGCAGTTTTGACTCTTTCAACAGCCTTTGGGGCTTTTTTGGCTAACTATCTAGGTGAATACTTTGGATATGGAATGCTTGGAGGTAACAGATGGCTGGCTAAAAAGACTGCAGAAAAACTTGGAATAGAGCTGGGAGCAATTAAAGATGTTTATCTTGCAGTTCATCTTAAATATCTGGTTCCCTTAGCTCTCGCTGGAATTTTTGCATTGTTTTTGCTCTCAAGAATTGTAAATGAGAAAAAGCAGAGAGCTTTAATAGTGCTCATACTTTCAATCCTCGGAGTTTTTGTGCTCTTCATGAGGTTTGATGCGCTTAAAGAGCTCTCCTCTGGATTTGGAATCTTTAGAGAAGCGCCTATTCTTGAAACCCAGCCTTCAACATTCAGCGACCTTTGGGCAGCTTATAATATTTTGGTGTTTTTGTGTCCGTTGTTTGTCCTCCGCTTTGTTCCAAAGAAAGTTAAGCTCTCCGATTTTGTCCTTTTGGGCGTCATTGCTCCGAGCCTCTATATGCTCTACACTTGGACTCGCTTTTTGTTCATAGGGTCTTTTGCTGTAGCGGCTATGGCTGGAGTTGGCTTAATTTGTCTCCATGATTTCTTAAAGCCGAAATTGGAGTCTAAAAAGGCCTTAGCCCTTTCAGTGTCTTTGCTTGTTGTAGTGCCTATAATAAGTGCCGGTCTGGGATTTGAGAGAGTTTACGCAGAAAGGCCAATAATAAATGATCGCTGGGTTCAGGCTTTAACCTGGCTGAAGGACAACTCCAATGAAAATGACGTTGTCTTAGCTTGGTGGGATTATGGCCACTGGGTGACTTATTATGCAAGAAGGTCTCCTATTGTTCAGGGGGGACCAAGCAGATGGGTTGCTTTGTATTATCTGGGAAAAGTTAATAACAACCAGCTGATGGCCCGTGGAGTTGATTATGTCATTGTCTCCTATGACACTGCCCTTAAGTTTGGGGCAATTTTGGATACAGCAAACATTTCGAGAGAAGGTTATTTCCTTATGATTTTACCATTGGTTTCGAAAGTGGGAGCGTTGATATTCCAGCAAGGGCAGTATACCATAACAGCAAGACCCGGAAAAGAATGGAGTATATTAATTAACACTGGAACTGCAGTGTTTTCTCCTAAAGAGGCTTTCGTGGAGTATAAAAACAGCATTACAAGGCTCAATATCACGGCAAAAAATACTGCTGATGCCTATGTTTATTTGAATTTGAACTACGGCTATGCTGTTTTGATGAGTGAGAAAACCTTTAACACTACTTTAGCCAGGCTAATGTTCACGGATGAATATTCAAAAGATTATCAGCTTGTTTACTCTGATGGCGGCTACATCAAGATATTCAAGTTTAAACATCCCAATGTTGCAGTTGAGCAGACAGAAAAAGAGATAATATTCAAGTTTGAAAATGCTACTGGGACAGGTTTAGGTGTGTTTGGATATTTGGAGAACGGAACTTTGGTGTTTAAGAGATGGTATCCAGTGAAGGGCAAGAACGAGTTTATACTTCCGAAGGATCAGGTTAATGGAACTGTGATAAGGTATGCTTATGCTGAAGGAAAGAAGATTGTTGATAGAGGAGTGTTTAGGAAAAGGTGA
- a CDS encoding glucose-1-phosphate thymidylyltransferase, protein MKALILSGGHGTRLRPLTYSQQKQLIPVANKPVLFYAIEDVIEAGIHDIGIIVGPNAEQVKKTVMSVDWDANIEFIYQGDPLGLAHAIKVAKDYLGDDDFVMYLGDNILREGIVRHLEHFKKGNFDASILLCEVPNPQQFGVAELSEDGKTIKRLVEKPKVPPSNLALVGIYFFKPVIHEAVKHLKPSWRGELEITDAIQWLIDHGYKVGWTKVTGWWKDTGKPEDILDANRLILDDIERDIRIKTRAKIIGRVVIEEGTEIDENTVIKGPAIIGKNCKIKNAYIGPYTSIGNNCIIENTEIEDSVILEGSEIRCGGRIVESLIGRNVKILEQNNHPIGRRLIIGDNSQLTL, encoded by the coding sequence ATGAAGGCGTTAATACTTTCGGGTGGTCATGGGACAAGGCTTAGGCCTTTAACGTACTCCCAGCAGAAGCAGCTTATTCCAGTTGCAAACAAGCCTGTTCTGTTTTACGCTATTGAAGACGTTATTGAGGCAGGAATCCATGACATTGGAATTATCGTTGGGCCAAACGCTGAGCAGGTTAAGAAGACTGTTATGAGTGTTGACTGGGATGCTAACATTGAATTCATTTATCAAGGAGATCCCCTTGGATTGGCTCACGCAATAAAAGTCGCGAAGGATTATCTTGGTGATGATGATTTTGTGATGTATCTTGGCGATAACATACTCAGGGAAGGTATTGTAAGGCATTTGGAGCACTTCAAAAAAGGGAACTTCGATGCAAGCATTTTATTGTGTGAAGTTCCAAATCCTCAGCAGTTTGGTGTGGCTGAGCTTAGCGAAGACGGAAAGACAATAAAACGCTTGGTTGAAAAGCCAAAAGTTCCTCCAAGCAATCTGGCATTAGTGGGAATATATTTCTTCAAGCCGGTAATTCATGAAGCAGTGAAGCATTTAAAGCCATCTTGGCGTGGAGAGCTTGAAATTACAGATGCTATACAGTGGCTAATTGATCACGGCTATAAAGTTGGCTGGACAAAGGTCACTGGCTGGTGGAAGGATACAGGAAAGCCCGAGGACATTTTGGACGCAAACAGATTGATTTTGGATGACATTGAGAGGGACATAAGGATAAAAACAAGGGCAAAGATCATTGGGAGGGTAGTTATTGAGGAAGGGACTGAGATTGATGAGAATACCGTAATTAAGGGCCCAGCGATAATTGGAAAGAACTGTAAGATTAAAAATGCCTACATTGGACCTTACACGAGCATTGGAAACAACTGTATTATCGAGAACACAGAAATTGAAGATTCAGTAATTTTAGAGGGGAGCGAGATCAGATGCGGTGGTAGAATAGTTGAAAGCTTAATCGGGAGAAATGTGAAGATTTTAGAGCAGAATAATCATCCAATTGGAAGAAGATTGATAATTGGAGACAATTCACAACTGACGCTTTGA